Proteins encoded by one window of Anguilla rostrata isolate EN2019 chromosome 9, ASM1855537v3, whole genome shotgun sequence:
- the htr3b gene encoding 5-hydroxytryptamine receptor 3B, giving the protein MESRYRRTPQFSAADHSTLARETSLLPLTLAEDGKDCYITIYADKIISVFKKVHRTEAPLWLKQRSGHTRVYSRTGTVFLSMLVVTSLSPLLLLLLSVPQVELFPEKPRRSALNQLTRTLLRHYNCGVRPVWNWTDPTVVYIDLILQSVLEVDGQTQKVTTSMWYRQIWKDEFLVWDPAEFDGINEISLSSDAIWVPDIVISEFVDVGRSPHIPYIYVNSSGTVKNYKPIQVVSACDLEIYAFPFDRQNCTLTFRSWLHTVKEVDLALWRSAEKISSDKREFMDDGEWELLSVPSRYEQLHLGGGDYAQIQFNVVIRRRPLLYVVSLLIPSIFLMVVDVISFYLPPNSGTRITFKTSILLGYTVFRVNMTDELPATAIKTPLIGVFFAVCMALLILSLAKSILVVKLLHHNEEAVKEMSVSACLLDKYGSSSHSFNESSFTSVKTLEDMDQYGGIELDFSPEEDFLSLCEPQESTLQLEKVLQEMVSLRYYLLQEESDSSTQSDWVALCYKVDKLLFRLYLLILLVYTTTLLSLWIYWGSA; this is encoded by the exons ATGGAAAGTCGATACAGGAGGACACCACAGTTCAGCGCTGCAGATCACTCTACGCTCGCCAGAGAGACAAGCCTACTTCCCCTAACCCTCGCAGAAGATGGAAAGGATTGCTACATCACCATTTACGCAGATAAAATaatatcagtttttaaaaaagtacaccGAACAGAAGCACCTCTCTGGTTAAAGCAGCGTTCAGGACATACCAGAGTTTATTCAAGAACTGGAACAGTCTTCCTCAGCATGTTAGTAGTgacctctctttcccctcttcttcttcttctcctttcag TTCCTCAAGTGGAGCTTTTTCCAGAAAAGCCCCGGAGATCTGCTCTGAACCAGCTCACTAGAACTCTTCTCCGTCACTACAACTGCGGGGTCCGGCCCGTTTGGAACTGGACCGACCCAACAGTGGTCTACATTGATTTGATCCTCCAGTCCGTGCTTGAAGTG GATGGGCAGACACAGAAAGTGACAACAAGTATGTGGTATCGCCAG ATCTGGAAAGACGAGTTTCTGGTTTGGGACCCGGCTGAGTTCGATGGGATTAATGAGATCTCCCTCTCATCTGATGCCATCTGGGTGCCCGACATTGTCATCAGCGAATT CGTGGACGTTGGCCGATCGCCACACATCCCTTACATTTATGTGAACTCCTCTGGGACAGTGAAGAACTACAAGCCCATTCAGGTGGTGTCAGCCTGTGACCTGGAGATCTACGCCTTCCCCTTCGACCGGCAAAACTGCACCCTCACGTTCCGCAGCTGGCTGCACACAG TTAAGGAGGTGGACTTGGCCTTGTGGAGGAGCGCAGAAAAGATCTCCAGCGATAAGAGAGAGTTCATGGACGACGGCGAGTGGGAGCTTCTGTCTGTGCCCTCccgatacgagcagctgcaccTGGGGGGCGGGGACTACGCCCAGATCCAGTTTAAC GTGGTGATTCGCCGCCGCCCCCTGCTGTACGTGGTGAGCCTGCTGATCCCCAGCATCTTCCTCATGGTGGTGGACGTGATTAGCTTCTACCTGCCCCCGAACAGCGGCACCCGCATCACCTTCAAGACCAGCATCCTGCTGGGCTACACCGTCTTCAGAGTCAACATGACCGACGAGCTCCCAGCAACGGCCATAAAAACTCCACTTATTG GCGTTTTTTTTGCCGTCTGCATGGCACTCCTGATCCTCAGCCTGGCCAAGTCGATCCTGGTGGTGAAGCTGCTGCACCATAACGAGGAGGCGGTGAAGGAGATGTccgtgtctgcctgtctgctggACAAATACGGCTCCTCCAGCCACAGCTTCAACGAGAGCTCCTTCACCTCTGTCAAAACTCTGGAAGACATGGATCAGTATGGCG GCATTGAGCTGGACTTCTCCCCAGAGGaggacttcctctctctctgcgagCCCCAGGAAAGCACCCTGCAGCTGGAGAAGGTGCTCCAGGAAATGGTGTCCCTCAGGTACTACCTGCTCCAGGAGGAGAGCGACAGCTCCACCCAGTCGGACTGGGTGGCCCTCTGCTACAAGGTGGACAAGCTCCTCTTCCGCCTCTACCTGCTTATCCTGCTCGTCTACACCACCACCCTGCTGTCCCTGTGGATCTACTGGGGCTCAGCCTAA
- the htr3a gene encoding 5-hydroxytryptamine receptor 3A — protein MKFSGLWTVLCLLLVDTERGCLGSCNPGKKMGNPTGRFANATLVRLAEYLSAGYKKGVRPVRDWRQSTMVAIDLMVYSILNVDEKNQVLTTYVWYRQQWVDEFLVWNPEDFDDVKQVSIPTANIWVPDILINEFVDVGKSPDIPYVYVGNRGLVRNYKPIQVVTACSLNIYNFPFDVQNCSLTFQSWLHTINDINISLMRTPEDVRVDKSVFMNQGEWELLHVLTKYKSFSVDGNDHYAEMKFHVVIRRRPLFYTVNLLLPSIFLMVMDIVGFYLPPDSGERVSFKITLLLGYSVFLIIVSDTLPATAIGTPLIGVYFVVCMALLVISLTETVLIVRLVHKQDLQPRVPEWVKYLVLERATAFLCIRSRRQFCPVLSRGSDLPHFRENNMNMVRCNHRSCESTKDTERGLGMGLSGRDGVPVLDSILREISSIRQFLDRRDECRAIAREWLQVGYVLDVLLFRVYLVAVLAYSITLGTLWSVWQNS, from the exons atgaAGTTTTCAGGACTTTGGACAGTTCTCTGTCTACTTCTGGTAGACACAGAGCGAGGCTGCTTGGGTAGCTGCAATCCAGGCAA GAAAATGGGAAACCCCACCGGACGTTTTGCCAATGCCACTTTGGTTCGCCTTGCTGAGTATTTGAGTGCTGGGTACAAGAAAGGTGTGCGTCCCGTACGAGACTGGCGACAATCAACCATGGTGGCCATCGATCTTATGGTGTATTCCATTCTGAATGTG GATGAGAAGAACCAGGTTCTGACTACATATGTGTGGTACAGGCAG CAATGGGTTGATGAATTCCTTGTCTGGAACCCTGAAGACTTTGATGATGTCAAGCAAGTGTCCATCCCTACCGCCAACATCTGGGTGCCAGATATACTCATCAATGAATT CGTGGATGTGGGGAAGTCCCCGGACATTCCCTATGTGTACGTGGGGAACAGGGGGCTGGTGCGGAACTACAAGCCCATCCAGGTGGTGACGGCCTGCAGCCTGAACATCTACAACTTCCCCTTCGACGTCCAGAACTGCAGCCTCACCTTCCAGAGCTGGCTGCACACCA TTAATGACATTAACATCTCCCTAATGAGAACACCAGAGGATGTGCGGGTGGACAAGAGCGTCTTCATGAACCAGGGAGAGTGGGAGCTGTTGCACGTCCTGACAAAGTACAAGTCCTTCAGCGTCGACGGGAACGACCACTACGCGGAAATGAAGTTCCAC GTTGTGATTCGACGGAGACCTTTGTTCTACACAGTCAACCTCCTCCTGCCCAGCATATTCCTTATGGTGATGGACATAGTGGGTTTCTACCTGCCCCCAGACAGTGGAGAGAGGGTCTCCTTTAAGATCACTCTGCTCCTGGGCTACTCGGTCTTCCTCATCATCGTGTCCGACACACTGCCAGCCACCGCCATCGGCACCCCGCTCATCG GTGTCTACTTCGTAGTGTGCATGGCCCTGCTGGTGATCAGCTTGACGGAGACGGTGCTGATCGTCCGCCTGGTTCACAAGCAGGACCTCCAGCCGCGGGTCCCGGAGTGGGTCAAATACCTGGTTCTGGAGAGGGCCACGGCCTTCCTCTGCATCCGGAGCCGGCGCCAGTTCTGTCCCGTCCTGTCCCGAGGATCTGACCTGCCCCACTTTAGGGAGAACAACATGAATATGG TCAGATGCAATCACCGCAGCTGTGAAAGCACAAAGGACACGGAGAGGGGGCTGGGCATGGGCCTCTCCGGCCGGGACGGCGTCCCCGTCCTGGACAGCATCCTGCGGGAGATCTCCTCCATCCGCCAGTTCCTGGACAGGCGGGACGAGTGCCGGGCCATCGCCAGGGAGTGGCTGCAGGTGGGCTACGTCCTGGACGTGCTGCTGTTCCGCGTCTACCTGGTGGCCGTGCTGGCGTACAGCATCACCCTGGGGACCCTGTGGTCCGTGTGGCAGAACTCCTGA